A genomic region of Apteryx mantelli isolate bAptMan1 chromosome 10, bAptMan1.hap1, whole genome shotgun sequence contains the following coding sequences:
- the TAT gene encoding tyrosine aminotransferase isoform X1, with protein sequence MDSYLIQVNGHSNRAPVLDIHLSTNGNSLSLGKVKGRKPRWAVRASEMSKKTFNPVRAIVDGMKVEPNPKKAMISLSLGDPTVFGNLPTNDEVTQAVKKVLDSGRYNGYAPSVGYQSCREAVAAYYNCPEAPLEAQDVILTSGCSQAIELALAVLANPGQNILVPRPGFSLYKTLALSMGIEVKLYNLLPEKSWEIDLKHLESLVDEKTACLIVNNPSNPCGSVFSKSHLQKILAVASRQCVPILADEIYGDMVFADCKYEPIATLSTNVPILSCGGLAKRWLVPGWRMGWILIHDRRDIFGNEIRDGLLRLSQRILGPCTIVQGALEHILHRTPPEFYHNTLSILKSNADLCYAALSAIPGLQPVRPAGAMYLMVEIEMEHFPEFENDVEFTERLISEQSVFCLPATCFEYPNFFRVVITVPEEMILEACSRIQEFCEMHYQGAEGAQDMECDK encoded by the exons ATGGACTCATACCTGATCCAAGTGAACGGCCACAGTAATCGCGCTCCTGTGCTGGACATTCATCTCAGTACCAATGGGAACAGCCTGTCactggggaaggtgaagggccGGAAGCCAAGATGGGCTGTCAGGGCTTCTGAAATGTCAAAGAAGACTTTCAATCCTGTCCGAGCCATCGTAGACGGCATGAAGGTGGAGCCCAACCCAAAGAAAGCCATGATCTCCTTGTCCCTAG GAGACCCGACGGTCTTTGGAAATCTTCCCACAAATGATGAGGTCACCCAGGCTGTGAAGAAGGTTTTGGACTCAGGACGTTACAATGGTTATGCTCCATCTGTCG GCTACCAGTCCTGCCGGGAAGCGGTGGCTGCATACTACAACTGCCCAGAGGCACCTCTAGAGGCCCAG GATGTCATCCTAACAAGTGGCTGCAGCCAGGCCATAGAGCTCGCCTTGGCAGTGCTGGCCAATCCAGGCCAGAACATCCTAGTGCCACGGCCCGGCTTTTCCCTCTACAAGACTTTGGCACTGTCCATGGGGATTGAAGTCAAGCTCTACAACCTCTTG CCAGAGAAGTCCTGGGAAATCGATCTGAAGCATTTGGAGTCTCTGGTGGATGAGAAGACAGCTTGTCTCATTGTGAACAACCCGTCCAATCCCTGTGGCTCTGTGTTCAGCAAGAGCCACCTCCAGAAGATCCTGGCAG TGGCCTCAAGACAGTGCGTGCCCATCCTTGCTGATGAGATCTATGGAGACATG GTGTTTGCTGACTGCAAATATGAACCTATTGCAACTCTCAGCACCAATGTGCCAATCTTGTCCTGTGGTGGCTTGGCAAAGCGGTGGCTAGTCCCTGGCTGGCGGATGGGCTGGATCCTCATCCATGACAGGAGAGACATCTTTGGTAATGAG ATCAGGGATGGCCTTCTAAGACTTAGTCAAAGGATCTTAGGACCCTGTACAATTGTCCAAGGAGCACTGGAACATATCTTGCACCGAACACCCCCTGAGTTCTACCACAACACCCTCAGCATCCTCAAG tccAATGCTGACCTTTGCTATGCTGCCCTGTCAGCTATCCCTGGCCTCCAGCCTGTTCGGCCTGCAGGAGCCATGTACCTCATG GTTGAGATTGAGATGGAGCATTTCCCTGAGTTTGAAAATGATGTGGAGTTCACTGAGCGGCTCATCTCGGAGCAGTCTGTGTTCTGTCTGCCAGCCACG TGTTTTGAGTACCCGAATTTCTTCCGTGTGGTGATCACAGTGCCTGAGGAGATGATCCTGGAGGCCTGCAGCCGCATCCAGGAGTTCTGCGAGATGCACTACCAGGGTGCTGAGGGGGCCCAGGATATGGAGTGCGACAAGTAA
- the TAT gene encoding tyrosine aminotransferase isoform X2 — translation MDSYLIQVNGHSNRAPVLDIHLSTNGNSLSLGKVKGRKPRWAVRASEMSKKTFNPVRAIVDGMKVEPNPKKAMISLSLGDPTVFGNLPTNDEVTQAVKKVLDSGRYNGYAPSVGYQSCREAVAAYYNCPEAPLEAQDVILTSGCSQAIELALAVLANPGQNILVPRPGFSLYKTLALSMGIEVKLYNLLPEKSWEIDLKHLESLVDEKTACLIVNNPSNPCGSVFSKSHLQKILAVASRQCVPILADEIYGDMVFADCKYEPIATLSTNVPILSCGGLAKRWLVPGWRMGWILIHDRRDIFGNEIRDGLLRLSQRILGPCTIVQGALEHILHRTPPEFYHNTLSILKSNADLCYAALSAIPGLQPVRPAGAMYLMSVQMMSKNC, via the exons ATGGACTCATACCTGATCCAAGTGAACGGCCACAGTAATCGCGCTCCTGTGCTGGACATTCATCTCAGTACCAATGGGAACAGCCTGTCactggggaaggtgaagggccGGAAGCCAAGATGGGCTGTCAGGGCTTCTGAAATGTCAAAGAAGACTTTCAATCCTGTCCGAGCCATCGTAGACGGCATGAAGGTGGAGCCCAACCCAAAGAAAGCCATGATCTCCTTGTCCCTAG GAGACCCGACGGTCTTTGGAAATCTTCCCACAAATGATGAGGTCACCCAGGCTGTGAAGAAGGTTTTGGACTCAGGACGTTACAATGGTTATGCTCCATCTGTCG GCTACCAGTCCTGCCGGGAAGCGGTGGCTGCATACTACAACTGCCCAGAGGCACCTCTAGAGGCCCAG GATGTCATCCTAACAAGTGGCTGCAGCCAGGCCATAGAGCTCGCCTTGGCAGTGCTGGCCAATCCAGGCCAGAACATCCTAGTGCCACGGCCCGGCTTTTCCCTCTACAAGACTTTGGCACTGTCCATGGGGATTGAAGTCAAGCTCTACAACCTCTTG CCAGAGAAGTCCTGGGAAATCGATCTGAAGCATTTGGAGTCTCTGGTGGATGAGAAGACAGCTTGTCTCATTGTGAACAACCCGTCCAATCCCTGTGGCTCTGTGTTCAGCAAGAGCCACCTCCAGAAGATCCTGGCAG TGGCCTCAAGACAGTGCGTGCCCATCCTTGCTGATGAGATCTATGGAGACATG GTGTTTGCTGACTGCAAATATGAACCTATTGCAACTCTCAGCACCAATGTGCCAATCTTGTCCTGTGGTGGCTTGGCAAAGCGGTGGCTAGTCCCTGGCTGGCGGATGGGCTGGATCCTCATCCATGACAGGAGAGACATCTTTGGTAATGAG ATCAGGGATGGCCTTCTAAGACTTAGTCAAAGGATCTTAGGACCCTGTACAATTGTCCAAGGAGCACTGGAACATATCTTGCACCGAACACCCCCTGAGTTCTACCACAACACCCTCAGCATCCTCAAG tccAATGCTGACCTTTGCTATGCTGCCCTGTCAGCTATCCCTGGCCTCCAGCCTGTTCGGCCTGCAGGAGCCATGTACCTCATG TCAGTTCAAATGATGAGCAAGAATTGTtga
- the MARVELD3 gene encoding MARVEL domain-containing protein 3 encodes LTPLSPLSAAPPRPAPGARPEGPAGSRAAPPGLLECRRCRYLCTGRACCQAVEALLALLILVCSSVSHGSAGGYTGIASLGGLYYYHYGGAYSGFGGAEGERARRLDQQFHLRKLPVARAAMAVGGALTVLSCLLVLAGLLRLPWHFPAWLLLECVLDVLVAVGLLPALYYFFRELLEVYNSSVCKEREHLYQSKGYQGFRCSLHGAEIAAGLSGCIAVVAYLLSAGLAVEGYRTVRRLKQKPVQTYEH; translated from the exons ctcacgcCGCTCTCTCCcctcagcgccgcgccgccgaggCCCGCGCCCGGAGCCCGGCCGGAGGggcccgccgggagccgcgccgcgccgccggggctgctGGAGTGCCGCCGGTGCCGGTACCTGTGCACGGGCAGgg cctgctgccaggcGGTGGAGGCGCTGCTCGCCCTGCTGATCCTCGTCTGCAGCTCCGTGTCCCACGGCTCCGCGGGCGGCTACACCGGCATCGCCAGCCTGGGGGGCCTCTACTACTACCACTACGGCGGGGCCTACAGCGGCTTCGGCGGGGCAGAGGGGGAGCGGGCCCGGCGGCTGGACCAGCAGTTCCACCTGCGCAAGCTGCCGGTTGCGAGGGCGGCCATGGCCGTGGGGGGGGCGCTCACGGTCCTCTCCTGCCTTCTCGTTTTGGCTGGCCTTCTGCGGCTGCCATGGCACTTCCCagcttggctgctgcttgaaTGCGTCCTGGACGTACTGGTTGCAGTTGGCTTGCTGCCTGCTTTGTACTATTTCTTCCGTGAGCTGCTGGAAGTTTATAACTCATCAGTGTGCAAAGAAAGAGAGCACCTTTACCAAAGCAAAGGCTATCAGGGCTTTAGGTGCAGCCTGCATGGGGCAGAGATAGCTGCTGGCCTTTCGGGCTGCATAGCTGTCGTGGCGTACCTGCTCAGTGCTGGCCTCGCTGTCGAGGGGTACAGAACAGTTCGCAGGTTGAAACAGAAGCCAGTACAAACGTATGAGCATTAG